ATCAAATTTGCCTTATCCAGACTGGGACCTGCATTCTTTGTCAAACTGGAAAAAAGGGCTAAAAAAGATATGCAAACATCTACTAAGCACTCTTTCTCAACTACTAAGATATGGTAAATCTGAATTTATCTATCATTTTGTTGTGATACCTCCAGAATTCTGctgcattaaataaaatctaaacaGCAATTATTAAACCAATCAAAACACATACCTCCTCTTGTGCAATACCCTGATTATTAGGTACTATCCAAGACAACAGCTCTTGAGGGCTGAGTTTCCCATCGTTATCCTTGTCATAGTCATTCACAAATCGATCCTTCTCAACAAGTATCCATTCTGGATCTTCCCTTGCAGCTAGTGAGAAACATTTGTCACATTTAAAACCGACGCATTCACCTTTTCTGGTAATCAAATTAATGCAATTTAGTCTCATAACATAAAAGTGATTTCACTAAACAAAGAGAGACCTTACAGACCAGTCCcaggatattaaaaaaacattaaaaaaatatttgtatagaTTAAAACAGAACTTAAAGCTAAGATAATGTTAAGACTGTACATTTACAGTTGAACTAAGGGGACATGAAAGTCATGTGTTACCATCAACTGAGCTACTTATTTAATGTTAACCAAAGTTAACCAAATCAATGGGGGAGAAATCATACTACGTATAAAATGTGCTGCCAAATGGATGGTTTCCTACTTATTGGGACATCTGACATACCAATAGGAAAAAGTTCAAGTGGATGATGGAGATATTTGACATTATTTACTTTGACTGGGTTAAGATTACTCTCTCCCATTATATAGCCATTGTATAGCAGTAACATTGCAGATGGCATGTTAATAGTATCCCATGACAGCAACATGAGCAATACTGTAGTTCTCAGTCATTGGTCATCTCAGCACTTAACAGATGCAGGAAAGTAGGGAAAAGCTTTAAATCAACAAGTGTCCTAAAAGTAGGTAGAGAACTAGTGTTGTGCAGTGTATGCAGTTATGAAACTTGTAAGGTGATACCAAGATTTTAATAACATTCTACTGTCTGTTCCTGTGCTTTAGCAGCCAGGGAGGTAATTTGTGACAGCTAACAGAGAGGACAGAGTTCTTACCTAGTGCAGGCTCAACAGACTCTGAACAGTACTGTAAGCTCTCAAAatagtttatatttttctgtattttttttaaaaatagctggaaTATATCCAAAGCAGTCCCATTTActgcttgtatttatttgtactcCTGCTCTATATTTACCCTATATTCTGACTTTGCACCCTGAAACCTAACCAGCTTTTAAACTTGTCTCTAACTCTTCAAGAAATTAAGAGGCAATTCACGCTGATCGTTCATCACTGATAAATACTGTGAACAAGTATTAACAGATTTTAAGACTTCCTAAACCTTATGGAAGTCGAAATTATTTGATATGAAAGGCAGACAGgtaacagtttaaaataattaggtttatattataaaagaaaaaagactaaGTCTCTCTCCTTTCTAACACCTAGTTTACAACTCAGTTATCCTTAACATCACAATTCACCAATACACTGCTGCCCAAAGCCACAAGACGGTTATGAAACCAGACCCACCGTGTAGCTTATTAGTCATTTTAGGGTGTGCGGCAGGAACACTGTCTGCAGAAGATACGGTCATTTGAAGAAAACCTGAAGTTTCTACAGTTCCAGATGATTCTGAATCcttgataaaaatgtttaatagaAAGGCTGTTCTATCTTCTGTTACTGCAAGGACCCTAACAATAATTTCATCCCTTTCTAATAACTTCAGATAGACTGGCTTGGAAAGGCTTTTTTAAAGTTCGAGTaggaaaaagatataaaaaagcCCTCCATGCTTCAGAATTAGCACTCCTTACGACCAAGCAGACTTTTCACATGCATCAAGCCACTGGTCTTTTTGGAACCAGAAGAGTTCTTTGCCCTATCTTGTAGCAAGTCAAGTACAgtgtataaaatatttatctattaACAACTTACCTACAAAAAAGCATTGATAAACACCATGtaaatgtctctctctctctcttttttttttttttgttaacacAGGAATAGAGCAAGCTTAAGGAAGggcaagaatgaaaaaaaaaaaaaggtgaaagcaGATGGGCTTTCGATACCTGGTACTGTGAAGGGACTCCTTAcacttcccctctccctctcttaaAATACATACAGCTTCAGTCCTTCTGCAGCAAGGCTGACAGCTGCTTTAAGCCGATCAAGACTAGGAAAGGCTAACCTTACATTCATGCTGGCTGTTTTCCCAGATGTGTTCAGTTAGCAAAACGGTATCTTATTTTAGCTACATACCTAGTGATGAGGATTATGCTTCAATGGTtgggaaaagaaataacttaCAAGGGAACAGTGGGCTGTACACAAACTACTGCCAAATACACGCAGGGCAGACTGAAATAATGACCTACTAGGCACAGTACCAGGAAATTGAATTATTCTGACTGACAGGATAATGTCACTTGGAACCTGTAGGTGGAGGTgttaaaagctgaaaacaaaggtGCATACAATTCATCCCATTCCAAAAGCTTTTGTTCAGTTCCTGCCCCCCAACCCTTTCCTTACTTGGGTCTCTTCTGTAATCACCAAGGAATTCTTCCAGGTTAACAAATCCATCACCGTCTTTATCATGCTCTTCTAAAGCTTCCTGAATGACAAAGTCCTTTTGcatacacacaaacaaaaggcaaaatatcAATTTATCAGTCTTGCAatcaagagaaacagaaataaatcattttagaaaaataatgtgtCCTTTAAACTAATGAGATGTCATTTCGAACCTGCTTCTCTGTTTTACATGAACTAGTGCAGTAACTGGTTCCTGTGCCACAGAATGGATCCATTCTTAGAGTTTAGGATGTCAGGTTTTATGAAAATCAAATCTGTAGGGTGTACATAGAGTTGGAATCCTTAAACATAATTCAAAACTACATGAGCACATGAATTTGCACAAAACTATaatcctatttctttttttgatgtactaatttctttgcattttgtaactttttgaagttgttggaaaaattgttttttgtcTTGGTCCTTTGTTTCCCAGTGAGACCAGCATGCCGGTTCTTGTagttgttcttgtttgttcATAATTAAGCATTATGTCAACACAAACAGAGGCTATGTTTGCACTGAGCTCCTGCTGGCAGTTAGCTCTGCAGCATCAGAGAGCCAAACCTGAAGGCTCtgttgcagaaaagcagcagtgtaCTTTTAACTGGGGTCAGCTGTGGGTATTGAGCTGGAATGACACCAACAGTCACAGCAGTGATGAAACGCATCACCAATGCCAAAGTGGTCCTGGCTTGAATAATAATCCCCCAAACTCCAAGCACAGAAAAGTCAAAGtttcagaaagtttttattttttttttattttttttggccagaAAAGTGACCATTGTGACCCTCTGAGTAAGGTGAAGCTAACTGGCACTTGACCTTTTTCCTGCATCAAGACATCTTCATTGTGAATCCCTCTAACTAGAATTGAACTCTGAACTAGGCTTGCAACTTTCTCAAGCTGAAATCTTACTGATGTGTTTCCAACCTAACAGAATTTTAGAGATATTTATGTCAGCCTAATCCCAAAGGTTTAAGATAGTTGTGTAATACCACTTCTTGACAAATAATAgttcttgaaataaattttcaagaaaagcaCTGCACTCCTGCTCCATCTTCTGAACTCCAGCACTGAATTCACAACATaccatctgatttttttatttggtcTGGAAAAGCAATATACATAGCTGCTCAAAAGCACACTTCCTGTAGCACTGGGACATTAAAAAGATGTTGCCTCTATATACACAGAGCTGATAAAGACCTCCTCCTAAATCTTACCGTCATATACTCCACTTCTTCAGGATGTTCAAAAGCAATGAATTCATCCACATTTAGATCAGGAACATCATCCCTGTTAGCTTTTTCAAAAcgctttttctcctttaaatgaAGCTTAGAAAATAGATTTAGTTAGAGTGcttaatgaaaaggaaaaacattataGTAGTTGGCTGTAAACTCATTAGAACATTAATTGTTTCACATTACTTTCTTGTATTATACTGATGTCTTATTTTCACTAAGAAGAGCTCATCCAGAGCAATGAGAATAGCACTTTTAATGGGAGGAGGTCTTTTTTCTAAGAATCCCATAaaaatttccttcatttcagtTAGGAACATTTGAAACACTCTCAGCCAAGGCTTCAAAAACATGAAAGGGAGATGATGAAAAGACCAGGAAGTCTTGTCTTTATACATGCTTCCACTTCAATAAGTCACCAATTCCCAAACTAACCTAGTGGAGTACAATTACTGTTAGACTGGCCATCACACATtctaacatttacattttcaggaCATTTAACCTTTTGAATCTATATCTCATTTACATCAAGGGCTCTTCATAGTTCCAAGAAAGTCTTCAAATATCATATATGTAAACTGCCTTTTCTGAAGCCATTTTAAGTGCTGAAGGATGAGGCAGATTCCTTTAATACAAGACTGTTGTCCATTACATCTGAACTTATTTCAAATCAAAGTCACTTCTGTAACCTCTTTTAAGTATAAATATTAGCATGCCTTCTTAAAAGAGATAATACCCGCAATAAACAGGCAAGTTACTATTTCTGAATGTCTTGCACTTCCTTCTTCTGTACTCTAAATGTGCAAAACCCTTGTTCTTTGCCCTTGTTTCATTCTGTACAGTCTCTTCAGACAAAATAAAGACCCAAACCACTGATAACAAATCTCTACTCAAAATGCATGCGATGTGAGCTGTGAAAATTTTGGAGTCCTGTGTTTGAGTGTATTGTACTAAACAGTATGACTCTGATCTGGATAAGGCAGTGGCCAGCAAACCAGAGAtcacaaatactttaaaaataaacacttgaaGTTGTACTTCTTAGCTTCTATCCTATTTATTGAATCTTCTCAGCTTAGTTAGGCTAATCTGACTCATGCAGATCACGTGTAACAAATAAAGTATAAGAGCTTAACTATtctgcaaaataattaattgcGTTTAAAGAAAAGCTGACTTTAGCTAAGAGTTAAACTGGAAGGCAATTCAGAAGGACTGGCTAGGGACAGTACTAGACTGCAAAATAAACTTGAACTGTTGAGGGGAAAcgtttgttttcagtgttttgagaTGTGATGAACAAGACTGCCACCCTCTGGTAAATTCATGTTTACTTTATGTCAATTCAAAATCAGTAACAAAGTCCaacttttccattttaactAGAGCAGGATCATTAATTTACAAAAGTATGGCTGAAGACAGCTGACACACGATGCTGGTGCAATGCTGCTAGTTTTGCTTTTGCCAATGTAGGTTGAAGAAGTCAGCAAGTAGGAAAACCAAGCAAGCAATCATCACAAATTATAAATAAGTAGTTCTACCTCAGCATAACATGATGGCAACATCTCAAACATGGGGTTAAGATTTTGACTAGTAGTTCCAttcaaaatcttgttttatttaaaaactacGTAATTCAGTGACCTCCAAAGCTTtacagtttgatttttcttcagtgtgtaaAATTCATTGCTTATTGTCTATTCCAGCTTAACGTCTGTCAACACTATATTCAAGACTACTACTTTACTAGAAGTAGCCACCAAAGCACTCCTTCTCAGAAAAAATCTCAGGCCAGAATAGTCTAAGAACTCACTTATTCTCTTTTAGGGAAATATTTACATGTACTTACAAATGTCtaacttgaaaacaaacaagttttACTACGGGAGATTTGTAGtgtccttccttccctgtccctcttgcctccttccttccattCTTAAGTATTTAATTGCATATACAAGATTAATCCGTAACTTCGATTGTTTATACATTCAGTTTTATGTACCAGGGTTGGAttgctaaaaatatttgaattgcTATTGCTTTCTCTGTGGATCTCTAGCGGacagaaaaatttaaaagcagGCAATATTGATCCCCCACACCATATACttcagaaatgaatgaaaagtgGATAAAGCAGTGCAATGTGGGTGGTTAAAGAGTACAGTACAAGGCTGACCAACACCAGTGCTACTGGCCCTAGCTACAGGCAGGACACTGGTTAGGCCATGGACCTAATTTAATAGATTGCCATCTTGTTTTAAGACATTTGCTGGAAGCTCTGCTCTGTGATAAGACTGCCAGTAGACTTATACTCCACTCAGCTACCAAAATGTACTCAGGAGGTACAGTTTCATTCTGTCTTTGTGTTTTGCTGGTAGCCAGTTTAATACTCCATTACTTTTCATTAATTACTCCCCTATCTCAGATAAATGAAAGTGTTAAAACATGCGCCAGCTGCTATGGTTTCTCTAACCATCCTGTTCTGTCAGAGTAAACAAATATTGTTTCCTATTGCCAGCAGCTTTCAGAAACTGATGCTGAAACATTTTACCTGTCGAAATGATTCTTCTTCTTGATCCTCCAGGACAGTGTTCTCATCAAAATCAATGACACGATCATACATTTGTAAATTGTACTCTTTCCAAGACACTAATCCATCACCATCTTTGTCATAGTCGTGGAAGTGTTGCTTAGCTTCTTGTGTAACATAATGTTTAAAGGACTGTTGTATCCAGGAGCTCAGCTCATCTGTGAAAATAAGAAagtaaaccaaacaaaaatcagaataatcTATAGTATAAAAACTGTAAAGATACCACAGGTCTATTCAGTTTGGAATATACTTTGTAATTCAGATGCAAGTATGTAGGCAAGAGGTTGGTTAAACAGCCTACTTCCTCTGTGCCATGCCTTTTTTTCAAGTTAACCGAGTAAGAGATTAGACCACAACTACAGCTTTTAGTTCGTCTTCTGTCGTACCATACGGTTTCCCTATTGATACCCTCAGGCTAGAGTTAGATGGTTACTTCACtctggtgtattttggtgctgcCAGAAAAAGGGTGACGCATCCCTCTGACACACAAAGGAAGTGGTTAGGAAGAAATGATTACAGGTAGTGTTCATGCAGCTGCACAGCAAACTAGGTCAACTAGGAACTTATCCCATAAGGAAGATTCTTAGTTTTCAGCTGAGAAGTTACCCTTATTTCAAGCTTACTGAGGCCTGAACAATGCAAGCCTGCCCCTTTTGGTGGCTGCTGGCATTTATGTCAGCTTGAAACGATTATGTGGCCAGGGCTTTTCAAACCTGAAGCCATCCAACTCTAGGATCATTTAACCTTTCTTTTCAGacctttatgaaaatgaaattgaataTAGAAAATTCTAAATGTAAATTTGTATCCAAAAATCACCGTTCCCATCAATTTCTAAGTTTCTTAGTGTAAAAAAGCGTTCCACTGTGATTTTCCtttgggaagggagggaaaagcaAGTTTCCATTAGGCTAAGAACCAGACGCAGTATGTATCGTCAGGATTGAGTACAGAGGGAATTTCTgcactttaaaatattagaCCTCTTCTCTTACAGCCTTCACGTTGCAAAGTGcttgttgtttattttacaaGTTAGCCACCCTTACAAAGTCACATACTACCTCACCTCTGCTCAGTCAGGTACAGGAACACTGAACTAAGTGTGCAGCTGATTAGTTTCAGCACATCCAGTGGAAGACATTCAAGAGATAGAGTTGGCCTTATCTTTAAAACTGAACTTTCTCCTCCCACCCAGAAAGCTTACTGTATGCTTGATATCATGTCAGTGACATATCACGGTTCTGGAGTTTGAACAAGGATTGTGTTTGCTCTGTGTGCACGTTCACAAGAcacttatgtttttttttgttaagctCCAGCAGAACAAACCGACATTTTTACAATGAGTTTGACAATTAGATGAAGAAAGTGTTGTGATGGTGCCTGAATTTACAGGTTTGATAAAACCTTCGTCTGGGAAATAACATTTGGTGCTACATTGTGATGGAAAGCACGTATGATCCCACAGTGTGGCTCAATGTTAGTAGGTGTTCAAGTGTGTGCACTCAATGTTATGGCTGCAGGTACCTTCTTTACCTCCTTGCCTTGCTCTCCTAGTTGTGCAAAAAGGATTTCAAAAAGCACTTGATTCTAGGGGGTTTCAGAGGTGTGAGGAAGAGGTACAGCTGCAAAACTGGTACTGTGGAGGGTGGGAAGAGCTCTGCTGTCGGTGGTagtgctcctcctgcctgctttCCATGGCCCTCGCTGCTTGTGTCATGGAAAACAGAATCCTTGGGGACTGAGATATCCTCTatatccttttttattattattttttcccgGCATTTCTGACAGGCTGTGCAAGATGGTGGTTACATTTCTCGCGGCGATTCTCCACGGAGAGGGTCCCGCAGCCTTCCGTGAGGCCCAGCGCCGGGCCCATCGCACGAGCACGACCCCCGCCGCCCGTCCCGTCCCTTgcgcccctcagccccctgcccctACCCTTGCTGAGCAGCCCGTCGCCGTCCGCATCGATCCTCCTGACGATGGCCCGCAGCCGCCGCTGCTGCTCTTCCGGGCTGAGCCGCGCGTactcctccgcctcctcctgcGGGCGAGGGAACCGCCGTgaagccgccgccgccgccgaggccACCCCGGCGGGccgcggcccccgcccgccgccccctgcccgccgcccaCCTGCCCGCCGAGCAGCGCCTCCCGGTCGTAGTCGGCGCGGTGCTGGCCGTGCGCCGCGCCCAGCGCCCACAGGGCCAGGCCCAGCGCCAGCAGCGGCCGCCGCCGCATCGCGCCCGCCGACGAGGGGACCCGCGGCGAGGGgcggggaaagggaagggaacgggaaaggaagggaaggggccgcggggggctccggggcgccgcctgcccccggctgggggccgggccgggcggggggcggccggccgCGGGGCCTGGTAGGGGAGGTGCCGGCGGTGGGGTCGGGCACGTcgtggggccggggccgcgaAGTTTTGTCCTGCCTCTCCCGCCCAGGCGTCCCTTTGTGCCGCGGCAGCGGAAGGTACCAAGTGCTGTCAGCATAGGTCTGTGATTTCTCACTTCCAGAAAGTGGGTCGGCTCAGGCATCAGTGAAGACTGGCAGGCCAGAGTGAATTTTGTCAGAGCTCGGGGCTGTTTCAAACAAACTCTGCCGCAGCGAAGATCATCAGGAAGCTGGCAGCGTGAAAGTGTCCTCtcagagaggaggaaagctTGCTCCTGGTGTGGGCCTGAACTCACAGTCGCACTTACAgcacaaagggaaaaggaagcgAGGCGTTATAAATGAGTTAGCAAGGTGAATCAATACAAATGTTCATAACTGTTCAGCACAGataatagaaagaaaagctgtaaaataaattgaatcTCATTTACCACTCAGGCAGACTGAAAATATGTCCAGTAAATGAGCAGGGGGCCTCTGCAGGAAAGTCGTAACCAAGAGATGTCACATGAAATTGGGCTTGCTCAGATCCAGAGTCCACTGAGGTCAAATTAATCACTCTCAGTGGTTTAATTGAGATTTGCGTAAGGTTGATGTTGGATTTGTTACTTCTCCTTTCAAGATTAGTCTATTTCTGGAAGTCCTCTTTCAAACAGAAAGAAGTGATACCAGCTTATCTGGAATTCCAGAAAGGGAGCTGTTGACGTGTTTAAGTAGAGCCCTCAATTAATGGAGCTTTGTCTGTTGTGTTGTCCCTCATCCTCGGTGATGATGGCGATGTACTGCTCCCTGGTTAACCTCAAATTCTATTAACTGCGAAGAGCTAAGACACTTCATTTGGGAGATGTGAGACTACAATACTGtaataaatcagtaaatgtGTTACTGCAATTTCCTGCCCATATAAGAAATGTctctctattttaaaaaaatctaatagtGACTTAAGTCTAATATGCTTTATTGGTTTAGATGTCAAATTTCCCGTCAGTATTTATGGAAATCATATATACAAAGTGTGAATGAAGTCAGGCTGCTTGTGGTTTGTGTAGATAAAGCAAATCCTATaagcaatcaaaacaaaaataagattcGATTGGTTTCCAAAAATAGTACTGAAGATACTTTGTCTTCTTTGTCTAGTGCATTACTAACACTCCAGAAAAATTCTTTGCTGCATATCTCAAGGCTTGACAAGTGTATCGGATTATACGTATCATATGTATACGTATAATATAGTATACGTATGCCTAAACAACTGTAATAGCTTCCAAAGAGCAAATTCAATATAGATGTGCAAAGAACAAGTTTAATAACAATATGTTCACATGCCAGGATGACTGAAGATAGCAGAAGGAAATAAGAATAGCTGGAATAATATAGCGAGCAAAACCaaccagccaaacaaacaaacaaaaaaacaacaccccaCCACCACTTGCTGAAGCTCAGCAAGAAGGACAGCATAGAAAATCATATTCTTCACTCCGTAGTTTGCCTGTATCAAAATACAGTCCACACTTCCTAGCACTCAGTTAACCAGTCATATCATAAATTCGAAATTGTTCTGGTAAGGATGTAGGAAAATGAAAGAGGGCCTTACATTCTCTCGATATTTTTAACCAAGTGCGTAGCGAATGCATTGCTATCGTAACTTGCAAATAAAAAGCGAGTATCAGtgatgctattttaaaaacagaatgcaaGTCATGTCatacaaaaagctttttatgtGCTGAACTTTCTGACTTTTCTGACAAATCTCTCCTTCCATCTAGCCAAATTGCATACAGTCTTTCACAAATCTGTTTGGAGCTACTCTTTCAATCACAGATTAATGTTAGAAGATCATGTTCAACACAGATTTCCACTACATTGGCTCATTTGTGCCTCCTCCTAATGACTTGACTGAAGCCATGATACCATTTCTTCTCTAAGACATCAGCAAATGTAAATCTGTTCCTCTTAAACTGTCAGCATGAGAGCAGTTGTCCAGGAATGGAAAGTGCCGTTCCTTAACAGCTATTTTCTGCAGGTGAAGCTATCTGCCTCATGTTCACTacaattttttttacatttctacattttaattttataaagcaCTACTCAACTTGTATAAGCTGTGATTTTCTTTAATGCAAGTCATTTATACTCTTTCAGAATAAGTGTATTCACAGTAGTGAATTTAGACAGTTTTTGATTTTGACGTAtcctaattttgttttcatcacaGGTAAACATTATAAGCTGTATGTAAGATGGTGAAGTGTATCTAAGAGCTGCATGCAAAGATTATCCCTCcatcttccattttaaaagttgCTGGCTTTTGACAGGTGAATTTAggtaagggaaaaaacaacccGAGCAACAATTTAATTATAAAGACAATTGTGTTTAAGTGCCATGTGCTTGGATTTCAAAATGGCCATCATTTGCTTTAGTAGGACCCAAATACAACATTGTGAGCATTCTAATTATTTAATAACTCCTTCACAAATTATCCTGAAGTATTTTAGGCTCTGCAGACTTTACAGACCTATTTTTCTACTTATTTGCACTTAGTGCAGTTATTAATATGTGAAGAAACAGGTTATGAAAGGACACTTCTGATGCGGTATCTGATTTGGCATCAAATCAGGGTACCAGGATTTGTCACAAGCTTCTGAAGCCCTGTACCATGGTGCTGAGCTCAACTACAGGGGACCAAAGAGGCAGCTGGGGACACTCAGACAGCTGCCTGGGAACAATAAACGAGCTTGTTATCGAAGGACAGTgtcagagctgggctgggaccTCCAGAGGCCATCTGGCTCAGCTCTCAGCGCAGGACCAGTTATGTGTGTCATTCCTGAGAGGTGGTTGTGCTACTTGTGACAGCAGCCGAGGCACGTGTAATTTCCCGTGCAATCCATACCAATGCTTGAACTATCGTTGCTGTTTTAGAAATGGAAACCTAAATCGTCCCAGTTAGAATTTAAGCCTCTTACTTCTTATCATTGCTATCCCACAGGAAATGGATCATTCCTAACCATACTTTTACATGTTGGACGCTCCTATCGCTCCCCGTTTGTCTTCCCTTTTGGCTAAATAGTCCCCTTGTCCAAAATTTCCTCACAAGCCCGCTTGCCCAGATCTCAGAAGAAGACCTGAACCCCCTATGACTTCAAGCCCGGTGCCCCAGCAGTGTCAAAACCCAGGGTGCAATCTTTCTGTGCTGCCTATACGCGCAGGGTATGTACACGATTATTTACTGATGCCCGCAAATTTGCTTCTCCTGTCCCCCAGGGGGAGCGGGCATGCCGCTGAGGGACCCGGCACCACCGCCCCAGCGGCCCCTCAGCGCTCCCTGACGGGCTGAGGGCAGCCAGGTGCGGGCAGGCAGGTGAGGGCAATGCCTTCACCGGCGCGGATGGCGCATGCGCGGGCGGCAGCACTGGGGTGTGTGTGACTGGGGGGGGCCCGGGCTGCGCagggcggcgggcgggagggCGGACAGGCGGCGGGCGGCGATGACGTCACCGCGGCGGgacggcgcggcgcggcggagAGCGTGAGTGCCCCAgcgcgcggccgggccggggaggggcgcggcggcggggcaagatggcggcgggccagcccccccccccacccccccccagcccgccgAGGCCGGTTGCTACGGGCAACCGCGGAGCCCCTGACGGGGCGGCCGGGTcgggcagggggcggccgggccgggccgggggcgccgcCGCGCTGAGGGAGCGCCCAGGCCCTGTGGCGAGGGGCCCGGGCCCTGACCCGGGCTGCTGCTCGAGCGCGGCCTGAGGGGaggcccgggggctgcccggcctGAGGGGGGCCGCGGGTGGGCCGAGTCTTCCCTCAGCCTGAGGGAAAACCCCGCTTCTCAGCGTGATGTTACAGTAAACCTACAGCGTTCTCGCTGCGAGCTTCTCTCCTCTGCACACGTTCCTTCTAAATACAGATTCCTGCGTCTGCGTGATTTCCAAGTGCA
This Anser cygnoides isolate HZ-2024a breed goose chromosome 11, Taihu_goose_T2T_genome, whole genome shotgun sequence DNA region includes the following protein-coding sequences:
- the RCN2 gene encoding reticulocalbin-2 isoform X2, coding for MRRRPLLALGLALWALGAAHGQHRADYDREALLGGQEEAEEYARLSPEEQQRRLRAIVRRIDADGDGLLSKDELSSWIQQSFKHYVTQEAKQHFHDYDKDGDGLVSWKEYNLQMYDRVIDFDENTVLEDQEEESFRQEKKRFEKANRDDVPDLNVDEFIAFEHPEEVEYMTDFVIQEALEEHDKDGDGFVNLEEFLGDYRRDPTAREDPEWILVEKDRFVNDYDKDNDGKLSPQELLSWIVPNNQGIAQEEALHLIEEMDLNDDKKLSEAEILKNQDLFLNSEATDYGRQLHDERFYHEEL
- the RCN2 gene encoding reticulocalbin-2 isoform X1 is translated as MRRRPLLALGLALWALGAAHGQHRADYDREALLGGQEEAEEYARLSPEEQQRRLRAIVRRIDADGDGLLSKDELSSWIQQSFKHYVTQEAKQHFHDYDKDGDGLVSWKEYNLQMYDRVIDFDENTVLEDQEEESFRQLHLKEKKRFEKANRDDVPDLNVDEFIAFEHPEEVEYMTDFVIQEALEEHDKDGDGFVNLEEFLGDYRRDPTAREDPEWILVEKDRFVNDYDKDNDGKLSPQELLSWIVPNNQGIAQEEALHLIEEMDLNDDKKLSEAEILKNQDLFLNSEATDYGRQLHDERFYHEEL